One window from the genome of Paraconexibacter algicola encodes:
- a CDS encoding DNA glycosylase AlkZ-like family protein: protein MAQIPEIPAALARRMALHAQGLGAQTPAGWGPQDGDGAARIARVVQRIGCLQLDPVSTVARSPLLVLHARLGAIDEAALHEAAYGRRALFEYWCHEASLCWTGDLPFHRHRMRRWLAQSSPRAARARAFLAENAAFARSLVRTLRQAGPLPAAALEDRSAAPWRHGHWTDEVSGRQTVARMLDLLWLTGKVGVADRGPSPTATSARRWDLLERCLPDDLTDVAPIPSSRITRRAVERAVGMLGVARGPDVRAHFTRNRYDDLPGTLAALSGPRGPLTAVAVRGDDGELLRGPWYARREDLATASALEPGTRRLALSPFDNVLCDRARTATLFGFDHRLEIYVPPPKRRWGYYVLPILDGERLVARADAAHDRESGVLRVHTLHLEDRGARDAAQEALDALARLRGASDVRIERVA, encoded by the coding sequence ATGGCGCAGATCCCCGAGATCCCCGCCGCCCTCGCCCGGCGGATGGCGCTGCACGCCCAGGGTCTGGGGGCGCAGACCCCCGCGGGCTGGGGCCCGCAGGACGGGGACGGCGCCGCGCGGATCGCCCGCGTGGTGCAGCGCATCGGGTGCCTGCAGCTGGACCCGGTCTCGACCGTCGCGCGCTCGCCGCTGCTCGTGCTCCACGCGCGGCTCGGGGCGATCGACGAGGCGGCGCTGCACGAGGCGGCGTACGGCCGGCGCGCGCTCTTCGAGTACTGGTGCCACGAGGCGTCGCTGTGCTGGACCGGGGACCTGCCGTTCCACCGTCACCGCATGCGCCGGTGGCTGGCGCAGTCCTCGCCGCGCGCCGCGCGCGCCCGCGCCTTCCTCGCCGAGAACGCCGCGTTCGCCCGCTCCTTGGTGCGGACGCTGCGGCAGGCGGGCCCGCTGCCGGCCGCGGCGCTCGAGGACCGCTCGGCGGCGCCGTGGCGTCACGGGCACTGGACCGACGAGGTCTCCGGCCGCCAGACGGTGGCGCGGATGCTCGACCTGCTGTGGCTGACCGGGAAGGTCGGGGTCGCCGACCGTGGCCCGTCCCCGACCGCGACGAGCGCGCGGCGCTGGGACCTGCTGGAGCGGTGCCTGCCCGACGACCTGACCGACGTCGCGCCGATCCCGTCGTCGCGCATCACCCGCCGGGCGGTGGAGCGTGCGGTCGGCATGCTCGGCGTCGCGCGGGGCCCCGACGTCCGCGCGCACTTCACCCGCAACCGCTACGACGACCTGCCCGGCACGCTCGCCGCGCTCAGCGGGCCGCGCGGTCCGCTCACCGCGGTGGCGGTCCGCGGCGACGACGGCGAGCTGCTGCGCGGCCCGTGGTACGCGCGTCGCGAGGATCTCGCGACCGCCTCCGCGCTCGAGCCCGGCACGCGCCGGCTGGCGCTCTCCCCGTTCGACAACGTCCTCTGCGACCGCGCGCGCACCGCGACGCTGTTCGGCTTCGACCATCGGCTGGAGATCTACGTGCCGCCCCCGAAGCGCCGCTGGGGCTACTACGTGCTGCCGATCCTCGACGGCGAGCGGCTCGTCGCCCGCGCCGACGCCGCCCACGACCGCGAGAGCGGGGTGCTGCGGGTCCACACGCTCCATCTGGAGGACCGCGGCGCGCGCGACGCGGCGCAGGAGGCGCTCGACGCGCTCGCGCGCCTGCGCGGCGCGAGCGACGTGCGCATCGAACGGGTCGCCTGA
- a CDS encoding cupredoxin domain-containing protein — protein MSVLQRLALLVLALPALAATGCGDDEPVPAGTTVDVVFAADGLQVTPTTVPSGEDVTLRVSAQDGRPHGVTLDGAPTTVRIVVKPGETRQTPAGELPDGTYRVAPDGATEPVPVTVGP, from the coding sequence GTGTCCGTGCTGCAACGTCTCGCCCTGCTCGTTCTTGCGCTCCCGGCCCTCGCCGCGACGGGCTGCGGGGACGACGAACCGGTCCCGGCGGGCACCACGGTCGACGTGGTCTTCGCGGCCGACGGCCTGCAGGTCACGCCGACGACGGTGCCCTCCGGCGAGGACGTGACCCTGCGCGTCTCCGCGCAGGACGGCCGCCCGCACGGCGTGACGCTCGACGGCGCCCCCACCACGGTGCGCATCGTCGTGAAGCCCGGCGAGACGCGCCAGACCCCCGCCGGCGAGCTGCCCGACGGCACGTACCGCGTCGCGCCCGACGGCGCGACCGAGCCGGTGCCCGTGACCGTCGGGCCCTGA
- a CDS encoding multicopper oxidase domain-containing protein, protein MNLDRRAFLGAGAGAFVCTLAGQQIASDGPEPDLEKLSAGIEVPPKVRASARQNPLTPAQTPTPAPGGTRREYWIVATKARWNIVPTKRDEMMNKKITGSTKFTGWFYREYTENFGAPKGPVSMPGPVLEAETGDTLVVNFRNDLKIPVTMHPHGVQYTPEMDGAYKGQFTDPGGFVQPGKTFQYVWDCKEGTEGVWPYHDHGPMDPMPLYKGLFGFINVRKKGAPRPDVDHYLVFHQITTATSGLARGFQCINGRAYTGNTPTLRAKVGQRVAQHITAMDVNFHTYHLHGHRWKNAAGKVVDNETLGPADSLTVEFTEDNPGRWFYHCHVFSHLHEGMSGWYIVEP, encoded by the coding sequence GTGAACCTCGATCGCCGGGCGTTCCTCGGTGCGGGTGCGGGCGCGTTCGTCTGCACCCTCGCCGGGCAGCAGATCGCCTCCGACGGGCCCGAGCCCGACCTGGAGAAGCTCTCGGCCGGGATCGAGGTCCCGCCGAAGGTCCGCGCCTCGGCGCGGCAGAACCCGCTCACCCCCGCCCAGACGCCGACCCCGGCGCCGGGCGGGACCCGGCGGGAGTACTGGATCGTCGCGACGAAGGCCCGATGGAACATCGTGCCGACCAAGCGCGACGAGATGATGAACAAGAAGATCACCGGGAGCACGAAGTTCACCGGCTGGTTCTACCGCGAGTACACCGAGAACTTCGGCGCTCCGAAGGGCCCCGTGTCGATGCCCGGTCCGGTGCTCGAGGCGGAGACCGGCGACACGCTCGTCGTCAACTTCCGCAACGACCTGAAGATCCCGGTGACGATGCACCCGCACGGCGTGCAGTACACGCCCGAGATGGACGGCGCCTACAAGGGGCAGTTCACCGATCCCGGCGGGTTCGTGCAGCCCGGCAAGACCTTCCAGTACGTCTGGGACTGCAAGGAGGGCACCGAGGGCGTGTGGCCGTACCACGACCACGGCCCGATGGACCCGATGCCGCTCTACAAGGGCCTGTTCGGCTTCATCAACGTCCGCAAGAAGGGCGCGCCCCGGCCGGACGTCGACCACTACCTCGTGTTCCACCAGATCACGACCGCCACCTCCGGCCTGGCCCGCGGCTTCCAGTGCATCAACGGCCGCGCCTACACCGGCAACACGCCGACGCTGCGCGCGAAGGTCGGGCAGCGCGTGGCGCAGCACATCACCGCGATGGACGTGAACTTCCACACGTACCACCTGCACGGGCACCGCTGGAAGAACGCGGCGGGCAAGGTCGTCGACAACGAGACGCTCGGCCCGGCGGACTCCCTGACCGTCGAGTTCACCGAGGACAACCCCGGACGCTGGTTCTACCACTGCCACGTCTTCAGCCATCTCCACGAGGGGATGAGCGGCTGGTACATCGTCGAGCCGTGA
- a CDS encoding pectinesterase family protein: MKRITLTAALVAAAIVPAGPVAVATAAGPTASSAATKKPAKKKATKKKKKVTNFTVCRRGCPFSSIQKAVDAAPAGATVKIKPGTYTEGVDVKDTKDNLKIIGLGTKPEEVVLEGKGAKRPDGNPAQNGIFVDGADNVEMRNITAQNFPANGFFVRNCDGYVMDRLIAGFNRAYGLYAFNCIGGRMTYSKGFGHGDSAFYIGQTPFQEKPKPSLISHVEGYENVLGYSGTNSKYVTIQFSEFYNNGAGVAPNTLGSEKFPPAQDGKVTDNLVYWNNFNYFKAGSKVKPLPAATGSFQYPTGVGIVLLGTTNWDIRANLVFGNFKWGIMTVSDPTYAPATNRNNKVRFNVMGAAYDDANGTDVWNDGAGSGNCWENQSAGTTYDAGALPQPLLYPGCNNPQNATDLTQVAEVADYLTKTEAQEESWKKHPHPPRADRTPIDGQGG; the protein is encoded by the coding sequence ATGAAGCGCATCACCCTGACCGCCGCGCTGGTCGCGGCGGCGATCGTGCCCGCCGGGCCCGTCGCCGTCGCCACCGCCGCCGGTCCGACGGCCTCGTCGGCCGCCACGAAGAAGCCGGCCAAGAAGAAGGCGACGAAGAAGAAGAAGAAGGTCACGAACTTCACCGTCTGTCGTCGCGGCTGCCCGTTCAGCTCGATCCAGAAGGCCGTCGACGCCGCCCCCGCGGGCGCCACGGTGAAGATCAAGCCGGGCACCTACACCGAGGGTGTCGACGTCAAGGACACCAAGGACAACCTGAAGATCATCGGCCTCGGCACGAAGCCCGAGGAGGTCGTCCTCGAGGGCAAGGGCGCCAAGCGCCCCGACGGCAACCCGGCCCAGAACGGCATCTTCGTCGACGGCGCCGACAACGTCGAGATGCGCAACATCACCGCGCAGAACTTCCCGGCCAACGGCTTCTTCGTCCGCAACTGCGACGGCTACGTGATGGACCGCCTGATCGCCGGCTTCAACCGCGCCTACGGCCTCTACGCGTTCAACTGCATCGGCGGCCGCATGACCTACTCCAAGGGCTTCGGCCACGGCGACTCCGCCTTCTACATCGGGCAGACTCCGTTCCAGGAGAAGCCCAAGCCGTCGCTGATCAGCCACGTCGAGGGCTACGAGAACGTCCTCGGCTACTCCGGCACGAACTCGAAGTACGTGACGATCCAGTTCTCCGAGTTCTACAACAACGGTGCGGGCGTGGCCCCGAACACGCTCGGCTCGGAGAAGTTCCCGCCGGCCCAGGACGGCAAGGTCACCGACAACCTCGTCTACTGGAACAACTTCAACTACTTCAAGGCCGGCTCGAAGGTGAAGCCGCTGCCGGCCGCGACCGGCTCGTTCCAGTACCCGACCGGCGTGGGCATCGTCCTGCTCGGCACCACGAACTGGGACATCCGCGCGAACCTCGTCTTCGGCAACTTCAAGTGGGGCATCATGACGGTGTCCGACCCGACCTACGCGCCGGCGACGAACCGCAACAACAAGGTCCGCTTCAACGTCATGGGCGCCGCCTACGACGACGCCAACGGCACCGACGTCTGGAACGACGGCGCCGGGAGCGGGAACTGCTGGGAGAACCAGTCGGCGGGGACCACCTACGACGCCGGGGCGCTGCCGCAGCCGCTGCTGTACCCGGGCTGCAACAACCCGCAGAACGCCACCGACCTCACCCAGGTCGCCGAGGTGGCCGACTACCTGACCAAGACCGAGGCGCAGGAGGAGTCGTGGAAGAAGCATCCGCACCCGCCGCGCGCCGACCGCACGCCCATCGACGGGCAGGGAGGCTGA
- a CDS encoding DUF3159 domain-containing protein, translating to MPDQPDAQTRPSEAPPSALADAIGGPLGIAESALPAAAFVAASTASGGDTTLAAIVAVALALVLALARIVRGQTVQYALSGLIGVGFAAFIAARTGKAENFFLPGLLANAGYAAAFAVSITLRRPLAGYVAVAVAGGNPLAAWREDPAYLRVATRASWVFVGVFAGRLAVQLPLYLADALVALGVARVAMGLPLFALGGWLAWLLMRGVPIPAVARPDADRDATSDDDGPPAAPGRLAGEAD from the coding sequence GTGCCCGACCAGCCCGACGCCCAGACCCGTCCCTCCGAGGCGCCGCCCTCCGCGCTCGCCGACGCGATCGGCGGGCCGCTCGGCATCGCCGAGTCGGCGCTGCCCGCCGCCGCGTTCGTCGCGGCGTCGACCGCGTCGGGCGGGGACACGACGCTCGCGGCGATCGTCGCCGTGGCGCTCGCGCTCGTCCTCGCGCTCGCCCGGATCGTGCGCGGGCAGACCGTCCAGTACGCGCTCAGCGGCCTGATCGGCGTCGGGTTCGCGGCGTTCATCGCGGCGCGCACCGGCAAGGCGGAGAACTTCTTCCTGCCGGGGCTGCTCGCCAACGCGGGCTACGCGGCCGCGTTCGCGGTGTCGATCACGCTCCGCCGCCCGCTCGCGGGCTACGTCGCCGTGGCGGTCGCGGGCGGCAACCCGCTCGCCGCCTGGCGGGAGGACCCCGCGTACCTGCGCGTCGCGACGCGCGCCTCCTGGGTGTTCGTCGGCGTGTTCGCCGGCCGGCTCGCGGTGCAGCTGCCACTGTACCTCGCCGACGCGCTCGTCGCGCTCGGCGTCGCGCGCGTGGCGATGGGCCTGCCGCTGTTCGCGCTCGGCGGCTGGCTCGCGTGGCTGCTGATGCGCGGCGTGCCGATCCCGGCGGTCGCGCGGCCCGACGCGGACCGCGACGCGACCTCCGACGACGACGGGCCGCCCGCCGCTCCCGGCCGGCTCGCCGGGGAGGCCGACTGA
- a CDS encoding RNA polymerase sigma factor, producing MALAPTRPDGFETPRTLPAGPAPRRWRAASDEFLVRAAARGHEGALAAIHDRYRAPLERYCRTIVLQHHDAEDAAQSALAAALRALADGRARPHALRAWLYRIAHREALAVLRRRPPATAGDDTVLALLPSPRPDRVDTRADLAELLGDLRALSERSRSALVLHELAGLSFDEIGETLDISSAAARQAAYEARTKLRAGRAELAALFPLGPALALAGSAAGAGAAGAAGAATATGGAGAAGLLGGIFGGAGVAAKCAAVCATIGVVGAGSYSVTHPPAPERDRDRPAVVERAESRPAADDRAAAPAAPDPVAAAREADAAQRAAAQRRADARAARRERARRAAARDARAQARARTLEQARDDRRRQAASTPATPAPEPEPDVRGVDVEESPTGGATDPAATATSPAPATTAATAPGNAVGSGEVTGEASEDVVSITVE from the coding sequence ATGGCGCTCGCTCCCACACGTCCCGACGGCTTCGAGACCCCCCGGACGCTCCCGGCCGGACCGGCCCCGCGCCGCTGGCGCGCCGCCTCCGACGAGTTCCTCGTCCGGGCCGCCGCCCGCGGCCACGAGGGCGCGCTCGCCGCCATCCACGACCGCTACCGCGCACCGCTGGAGCGGTACTGCCGCACGATCGTGCTGCAGCACCACGACGCCGAGGACGCCGCCCAGTCCGCGCTGGCGGCCGCGCTGCGCGCGCTCGCCGACGGCCGCGCCCGCCCGCACGCCCTGCGCGCCTGGCTCTACCGGATCGCCCACCGCGAGGCGCTCGCCGTCCTGCGCCGGCGCCCGCCGGCCACCGCGGGGGACGACACGGTCCTCGCGCTGCTGCCGTCGCCGCGGCCCGACCGCGTCGACACGCGCGCCGACCTCGCCGAGCTGCTCGGCGACCTGCGTGCCCTGTCCGAGCGCAGCCGCAGCGCCCTGGTGCTGCACGAGCTCGCCGGACTGTCGTTCGACGAGATCGGCGAGACGCTCGACATCTCCTCCGCCGCCGCGCGGCAGGCCGCCTACGAGGCCCGCACGAAGCTGCGCGCCGGGCGCGCCGAGCTCGCCGCGCTGTTCCCGCTCGGGCCCGCGCTCGCGCTGGCGGGCAGCGCCGCGGGCGCCGGGGCGGCGGGCGCCGCCGGTGCGGCGACGGCCACGGGCGGGGCCGGCGCCGCCGGCCTGCTCGGCGGGATCTTCGGCGGGGCGGGGGTCGCGGCGAAGTGCGCCGCCGTCTGCGCGACGATCGGCGTCGTCGGCGCCGGGTCCTACTCCGTCACGCACCCGCCCGCCCCCGAGCGCGACCGCGACCGCCCGGCAGTCGTCGAGCGCGCCGAGTCCCGGCCTGCCGCGGACGACCGGGCCGCCGCGCCCGCGGCCCCCGACCCGGTGGCCGCCGCCCGCGAGGCCGATGCGGCGCAGCGCGCCGCGGCGCAGCGCCGCGCCGACGCGCGCGCCGCGCGTCGCGAGCGCGCCCGCCGTGCCGCCGCTCGCGACGCCCGCGCCCAGGCCCGCGCCCGGACGCTCGAGCAGGCCCGTGACGACCGCCGCCGGCAGGCCGCGAGCACTCCCGCCACCCCGGCGCCCGAGCCCGAGCCCGACGTCCGCGGCGTCGACGTCGAGGAGAGCCCGACGGGCGGGGCGACCGATCCCGCCGCCACGGCGACGTCCCCCGCTCCCGCGACCACGGCGGCGACCGCCCCGGGGAACGCGGTCGGCTCCGGTGAGGTCACCGGCGAGGCCAGCGAGGACGTCGTCTCCATCACCGTCGAGTAA
- a CDS encoding CHASE domain-containing protein, which yields MIAGALLGAWGTHRIVDAHERSDFDAEVQRIDAALEERMTAYVQVLRGGIGLFHASTEVTRTDWRRYVDTLALDERYPGFKSLSFARAVPARELPAFVAGVRAEPRPPGLTVLRSMRDYRTRAPSGSRGIPPVHAPIEWVAPFTAENQVVLGVDMMREPRRRAAMLEASRRRQAVLSPRLRLSGSVDAEAGFIAYVAVRRRGRVDGWLTAAFRAEQFMRGLLGPAPSPLSFEIRDGDGALLYSTAGVRPDGGPRPLPDVDAVYERRATVPMPGRTWDVRYVAPAGFVPLGSRLGPWLVLLAGLLTAGAFFALGRVGDRWRRLADRLAAQAEDLRRARADAEAATDAKAAFLATMSHEIRTPMNAVVGMSALLAESLDDGHQRGQAEVIRSSGDHLLRVIDDILDVSKLEAGKLALEQQAFSPGGCAAGVVALLDADARSADVALALDVAPDVPGHVMGDPGRLRQVLLNLVANAVRFTPAGGRVDVVVGRAGDPADARLAFAVRDTGPGIEAAVHERLFDAFEQADASTARTHGGTGLGLTISQELVGLMGGRIEIDSAPGSGATFRFTIPLRVVASPAAARATATPGAAAPLRVLVAEDGAVNQLVARTLLERLGHEVEIVGDGAAALDAVQRDSFDAVLLDLRMPVLDGFATARELRARSAPGDGPWLVAMTADVLPAHRERARTAGMDDFLPKPVTLAALDATLRRVPARARVRRP from the coding sequence ATGATCGCGGGGGCGTTGCTCGGGGCCTGGGGCACCCACCGCATCGTCGACGCGCACGAGCGGTCGGATTTCGACGCCGAGGTGCAGCGGATCGACGCGGCACTGGAGGAGCGGATGACCGCGTACGTGCAGGTGCTGCGTGGTGGGATCGGCCTGTTCCACGCCTCGACCGAGGTGACGCGCACCGACTGGCGCCGGTACGTCGACACCCTCGCGCTCGACGAGCGCTACCCGGGCTTCAAGTCACTGAGCTTCGCACGGGCGGTGCCCGCCCGGGAACTGCCGGCCTTCGTCGCCGGGGTACGGGCCGAGCCGCGCCCCCCGGGCCTCACCGTCCTGCGGTCGATGCGCGACTACCGCACGCGCGCACCCAGCGGCTCGCGGGGCATCCCGCCGGTGCACGCGCCGATCGAGTGGGTCGCGCCGTTCACCGCCGAGAACCAGGTCGTCCTCGGCGTCGACATGATGCGCGAGCCGCGACGACGGGCCGCCATGCTCGAGGCCAGCCGCCGCCGGCAGGCCGTGCTCAGCCCCCGCCTGAGGCTCTCGGGCAGTGTCGACGCGGAGGCGGGCTTCATCGCCTACGTCGCCGTGCGGCGACGCGGCCGGGTCGACGGCTGGCTGACCGCCGCCTTCCGCGCGGAGCAGTTCATGCGCGGCCTGCTCGGCCCGGCACCAAGCCCGTTGTCCTTCGAGATCCGGGACGGCGACGGTGCCCTGCTGTACTCCACCGCGGGGGTCCGCCCGGACGGCGGTCCGCGACCGCTACCCGACGTCGACGCCGTCTACGAGCGCCGCGCCACGGTGCCGATGCCGGGCCGGACGTGGGACGTCCGCTACGTCGCTCCCGCGGGCTTCGTCCCCCTGGGAAGCCGCCTGGGACCGTGGCTCGTCCTGCTCGCCGGACTGCTCACGGCCGGGGCCTTCTTCGCGCTCGGTCGCGTGGGCGATCGCTGGCGGCGGCTGGCGGATCGACTCGCCGCCCAGGCCGAGGACCTGCGCCGCGCCCGAGCCGACGCGGAGGCCGCGACGGACGCGAAGGCCGCGTTCCTGGCCACCATGTCGCACGAGATCCGCACCCCGATGAACGCCGTCGTCGGCATGAGCGCGCTCCTGGCCGAGAGCCTCGACGACGGACACCAGCGCGGCCAGGCCGAGGTCATCCGCAGCAGCGGCGACCATCTCCTGCGGGTCATCGACGACATCCTCGACGTGTCGAAGCTCGAGGCCGGCAAGCTCGCGCTGGAGCAGCAGGCGTTCTCGCCGGGCGGGTGCGCCGCCGGGGTCGTGGCGCTGCTCGACGCGGACGCGCGGTCGGCCGACGTGGCGCTCGCGCTCGACGTGGCCCCGGACGTCCCCGGTCACGTGATGGGCGACCCCGGCCGCCTGCGCCAGGTGCTGCTGAACCTCGTCGCCAATGCGGTGCGGTTCACGCCCGCAGGGGGACGCGTGGACGTGGTGGTCGGCCGTGCCGGGGACCCTGCGGACGCGCGGCTGGCGTTCGCGGTGCGCGACACCGGTCCGGGCATCGAGGCCGCAGTCCACGAGCGGCTCTTCGACGCGTTCGAGCAGGCGGACGCGTCCACCGCACGGACCCATGGCGGCACCGGCCTGGGCCTCACCATCTCGCAGGAGCTGGTGGGCCTCATGGGCGGCCGGATCGAGATCGACAGCGCGCCCGGAAGCGGCGCGACGTTCCGCTTCACGATCCCCCTGCGCGTAGTGGCGTCGCCCGCCGCCGCGCGGGCGACGGCCACGCCCGGTGCGGCCGCGCCGCTGCGCGTGCTGGTCGCCGAGGACGGCGCGGTGAACCAGCTCGTGGCACGGACCCTGCTGGAGCGTCTCGGTCACGAGGTCGAGATCGTCGGGGACGGGGCGGCCGCGCTCGACGCGGTCCAGCGCGACAGCTTCGACGCGGTCCTGCTGGACCTCCGCATGCCGGTGCTGGACGGCTTCGCCACCGCGCGCGAACTGCGGGCGCGGTCGGCGCCCGGCGACGGTCCGTGGCTCGTGGCCATGACCGCAGACGTGCTGCCCGCGCACCGCGAGCGGGCACGGACCGCCGGGATGGACGACTTCCTCCCCAAGCCCGTCACGCTCGCGGCGCTCGACGCGACGCTGCGCCGGGTTCCGGCGCGGGCGCGTGTGAGACGTCCATGA
- a CDS encoding cupredoxin domain-containing protein encodes MSIEQRTKRTASLALVAITGLALGAPALAAAPKTYSIQHGAEEFIPAGGAKKKSKKDGAGDPVLTINAGDSVKFVWPDDIGDTHDFAYSKGGKIQWQSEPFATGATVTIGPKSKNKDIKGKSLKKVISKPGTYKIYCTFHSGTMKMKLVVKKAS; translated from the coding sequence ATGAGCATCGAGCAGCGCACGAAGCGGACCGCGTCCCTGGCGCTCGTCGCGATCACGGGGCTGGCGCTCGGCGCGCCGGCCCTGGCCGCGGCACCCAAGACGTACTCCATCCAGCACGGCGCCGAGGAGTTCATCCCGGCGGGCGGCGCGAAGAAGAAGTCCAAGAAGGACGGTGCCGGTGACCCGGTGCTGACGATCAACGCCGGCGACAGCGTGAAGTTCGTGTGGCCCGACGACATCGGGGACACGCACGACTTCGCCTACTCCAAGGGCGGCAAGATCCAGTGGCAGTCCGAGCCGTTCGCGACCGGCGCCACCGTGACGATCGGGCCCAAGTCCAAGAACAAGGACATCAAGGGCAAGTCGCTGAAGAAGGTCATCAGCAAGCCCGGGACGTACAAGATCTACTGCACGTTCCACTCCGGCACGATGAAGATGAAGCTCGTCGTCAAGAAGGCCTCCTAG
- a CDS encoding DUF952 domain-containing protein, with translation MDDLLHVTSADAWDAAGSTGEYAIPPQPDGSPAPFIHLCRPEQLAGVVARFYPPPHDHLVVLTVRPAGLPILDEPAPDADGLFPHLYGPLPVSAVVAVRALAGALHDPAG, from the coding sequence ATGGACGACCTCCTGCACGTCACCAGCGCCGACGCCTGGGACGCCGCCGGCTCGACCGGCGAGTACGCGATCCCGCCGCAGCCCGACGGCTCCCCGGCGCCGTTCATCCACCTCTGCCGTCCCGAGCAGCTCGCCGGGGTCGTCGCGCGCTTCTACCCGCCGCCGCACGACCACCTCGTCGTGCTGACCGTGCGCCCCGCCGGACTGCCGATCCTCGACGAGCCCGCGCCGGACGCCGACGGGCTCTTCCCGCACCTGTACGGGCCGCTGCCGGTCTCCGCCGTCGTGGCGGTCCGGGCGCTCGCCGGGGCGCTGCACGATCCCGCGGGGTGA
- a CDS encoding glutathione peroxidase, translated as MAFDTLKMYFKRSKTLDAPTDVYAHEVELLEGGTLDLSTLRGKPTLIVNTASKCGYTPQFEGLQELYATYQDQGLQILGCPSADFAGQEHDDAVATGEVCRRNYGVTFPVTAKMSVRADPHPLWEDLNRQPGSKPPVWNFTKYLVDGDGKLVARWATKVKPDDPEIKAAIERALAK; from the coding sequence ATGGCCTTCGACACGCTGAAGATGTACTTCAAGCGCTCCAAGACGCTGGACGCGCCGACCGACGTCTACGCCCACGAGGTGGAGCTGCTCGAGGGTGGGACGCTCGACCTGTCCACCCTGCGCGGCAAGCCGACCCTGATCGTCAACACGGCGAGCAAGTGCGGCTACACCCCGCAGTTCGAGGGGCTGCAGGAGCTCTACGCCACCTACCAGGACCAGGGCCTCCAGATCCTCGGCTGCCCGTCGGCCGACTTCGCCGGCCAGGAGCACGACGACGCCGTCGCCACCGGTGAGGTCTGCCGCCGCAACTACGGCGTCACCTTCCCCGTCACCGCGAAGATGAGCGTCCGCGCCGATCCGCACCCGCTGTGGGAGGACCTCAACCGCCAGCCGGGCTCCAAGCCGCCGGTCTGGAACTTCACGAAGTACCTCGTCGACGGCGACGGCAAGCTCGTCGCGCGCTGGGCGACGAAGGTCAAGCCCGACGACCCGGAGATCAAGGCCGCGATCGAGCGCGCGCTCGCGAAGTAG